The following are encoded in a window of Ricinus communis isolate WT05 ecotype wild-type chromosome 4, ASM1957865v1, whole genome shotgun sequence genomic DNA:
- the LOC8264688 gene encoding flavonol sulfotransferase-like, whose protein sequence is MDSSSPSCQIHLGKNDEEIINEQEKDPRTNSSDKYKEIILTFPRERDWSLNSGGLYQYQDFWFMGPFLAGVLSAQDHFMARSTDIILASFMKTGTVWLKALAFAIVTRSNFDIDSTSPLLKKGPHDCVPFLEVDLAKDSNNRDMTIPLVGTHMPYTSLPKSILASGCKIVYLWRDPKDVFVSMWFFLAKLLRLMGSEPLPLGEAFELFCKGFVTYGPYWNHVLGYWKARREYPEKILFLKYEDMKKDATFHVKKLADFMGYSFTLEEEENGAMQKIVNMCSFENLSNLEVNKHGRRENTSIDIENNIFFRKGKVGDWKSHLTPEMGARLDEIMEQKLTGSGLTMMSPGLVTGDGSSST, encoded by the coding sequence ATGGATTCCTCTTCTCCTTCCTGCCAAATCCATCTTGGCAAAAATGATGAGGAGATAATCAATGAACAAGAGAAGGACCCAAGAACTAATAGTAGCGATAAGTACAAAGAGATCATCTTAACTTTTCCAAGGGAAAGAGATTGGAGCCTTAACAGCGGCGGTCTCTATCAGTATCAAGATTTCTGGTTCATGGGACCTTTCTTGGCGGGAGTGCTTTCAGCTCAAGATCACTTCATGGCTCGATCAACCGATATAATCCTGGCTAGCTTCATGAAAACTGGTACAGTATGGCTTAAAGCTCTAGCTTTTGCCATCGTTACCAGGTCAAACTTTGATATAGATTCAACTAGCCCTTTACTGAAAAAAGGCCCACATGATTGTGTGCCTTTCTTGGAGGTTGATCTTGCAAAAGACTCGAATAATCGAGACATGACAATTCCACTTGTGGGGACGCACATGCCTTACACTAGTTTGCCAAAATCAATTCTTGCTTCTGGTTGCAAAATTGTTTATTTATGGAGAGATCCAAAGGATGTGTTCGTTTCCATGTGGTTTTTTCTTGCCAAGTTGCTGAGATTAATGGGTTCGGAACCACTTCCTCTGGGAGAGGCCTTTGAGTTATTTTGCAAAGGATTTGTAACATATGGACCCTATTGGAATCATGTTTTAGGGTATTGGAAGGCAAGACGAGAATATCctgagaaaatattatttttgaaatatgaaGACATGAAGAAAGATGCAACTTTTCACGTCAAGAAATTAGCAGATTTCATGGGCTATTCTTTCACTTTAGAGGAGGAGGAAAATGGGGCCATGCAGAAGATTGTGAACATGTGCAGCTTTGAGAATCTGAGCAATCTTGAAGTCAATAAACATGGACGTAGAGAAAACACATCAATAGATATCGAAAATAACATATTCTTTAGAAAAGGTAAGGTAGGAGATTGGAAAAGTCATTTAACACCTGAAATGGGTGCTCGTTTGGATGAGATAATGGAGCAGAAGTTGACAGGTTCTGGCTTGACTATGATGTCTCCTGGTCTGGTGACAGGTGATGGATCTAGCTCGACCTAA
- the LOC8264689 gene encoding flavonol sulfotransferase-like yields MESSFYLVKNDEEKTDTHNSEYREIMSTLPKAKDYSNYGQDLYQYQGFWYIIPFLEGVLSAQNNFMARSNDIIVASFMKTGTTWLKALAFAIVTRASFDLDSANPLLKKVPHDCIPFLEYDLAKDSSNRDLTNPLVSTHMPYTSLPKSIVDCGCKIIYIWRDPKDVFISMWFFLAKVLMPMGVKPDPLEEAFEMFCKGFTYLGPYWDHILGYWEAKQKFPEKMLFLKYEEMKKDTSSYVKKLAEFMGYPFSLEEEEEGVLEHIINLCSFENLSNLEVNKTGKHRENTSKAMDNQVFFRKGKTGDWENHLTPEMGARLDEIMRQKLTGSGLANY; encoded by the coding sequence ATGGAGTCCTCTTTTTATCTTGTCAAAAATGACGAGGAGAAAACAGATACCCATAACAGCGAATACAGAGAAATCATGTCAACTCTTCCAAAAGCAAAAGACTACAGCAATTACGGCCAGGATCTCTATCAGTATCAAGGTTTTTGGTACATAATCCCCTTCTTGGAAGGAGTTCTCTCTGCTCAAAATAACTTCATGGCTCGATCTAACGATATAATCGTGGCTAGCTTCATGAAAACTGGTACAACTTGGCTTAAAGCTCTAGCTTTTGCCATTGTTACAAGGGCAAGCTTTGATTTAGATTCAGCTAACCCTTTACTCAAAAAAGTACCACATGACTGTATCCCTTTCTTGGAGTATGATCTTGCAAAAGATTCAAGTAATCGAGACTTGACAAATCCGTTAGTGAGTACGCATATGCCTTACACTTCTTTGCCAAAATCCATTGTTGATTGTGGCTGTAAGATTATTTACATATGGAGAGATCCAAAGGATGTGTTCATCTCCATGTGGTTCTTTCTTGCAAAGGTGCTGATGCCTATGGGTGTAAAACCCGATCCCTTGGAAGAGGCATTTGAAATGTTTTGTAAAGGATTTACATATCTTGGACCCTATTGGGACCATATTTTAGGATATTGGGAGGCAAAGCAAAAGTTCCCTGAGAAGATGCTTTTCCTGaaatatgaagaaatgaagaaagacACAAGTTCCTACGTCAAGAAACTAGCAGAATTCATGGGATACCCTTTCAGtttagaggaagaggaagaagggGTTTTAGAGCATATCATAAACCTCTGCAGCTTTGAGAATCTGAGCAACCTGGAAGTGAACAAAACTGGAAAACATAGAGAAAACACGTCAAAGGCAATGGATAATCAAGTATTCTTTAGGAAGGGTAAGACAGGAGACTGGGAGAATCATTTGACACCTGAAATGGGAGCTCGTTTGGATGAGATAATGAGGCAGAAGTTAACGGGTTCTGGCTTGGCTAACTATTGA